Proteins from one Coffea arabica cultivar ET-39 chromosome 8c, Coffea Arabica ET-39 HiFi, whole genome shotgun sequence genomic window:
- the LOC113704114 gene encoding uncharacterized protein, whose product MAAPFFSTPFQPFVYQSPQDALTPFQILGGEAQIVQIMLKPGEKIVAKPGSMCYMSGSVQMDNIYAPENEAGIWQWLFGKSVTNIVLHNTGSTDGFVGIAAPSLGRILPIDLSIFGGEMLCQPDAYLCSINDVKVNNAIDQRPRNIITSIEGFLRQKISGQGLAFVIGGGSVVQKNLEVGEVLSVDVPSIVALSSTINVQVKYNGPVRRLVFGGENLVTAVLTGPGIVFIQSLPFHRLSQRIARAVTSPNMRDNPKFFIQIAIFFFVAYVVVVSSLILTDI is encoded by the exons ATGGCCGCCCCATTCTTTTCAACGCCTTTTCAGCCTTTTGTTTATCAG AGTCCCCAAGATGCTTTAACACCTTTTCAGATTTTAGGTGGTGAAGCTCAGATAGTTCAG ATTATGTTGAAGCCTGGAGAGAAGATTGTGGCAAAGCCTG GTTCGATGTGCTACATGTCTGGGTCTGTCCAAATGGACAATATTTATGCTCCTGAAAATGAAGCTGGTATATGGCAGTGGCTTTTTGGAAAGAGTGTCACCAACATAGTTCTACATAATACTGGTTCAACTGATGGATTTGTGGGGATTGCTGCACCTTCTTTAGGAAGAATCCTCCCG ATTGATTTATCAATTTTTGGTGGCGAAATGTTATGCCAG CCAGATGCATATCTTTGTTCAATTAATGATGTAAAAGTCAATAATGCCATTGATCAAAGGCCTCGTAATATTATTACCAGTATAGAG GGGTTTCTGAGGCAGAAGATATCTGGCCAAGGGCTTGCTTTCGTAATTGGTGGTGGTTCTG TTGTACAGAAAAACCTTGAAGTGGGAGAAGTACTTTCTGTTGATGTGCCGAGCATTGTTGCATTATCATCAACAATCAATGTACAGGTCAAATATAATGGTCCTGTTAGGAGACTGGTATTTGGG GGTGAAAATCTTGTAACTGCAGTTCTCACTGGCCCTGGTATCGTTTTCATTCAGAGTTTGCCTTTCCATCGACTTTCCCAGCGCATTGCTAG GGCTGTTACGTCACCAAACATGAGAGACAATCCAAAGTTCTTCATTCAGATAGCGATCTTCTTCTTTGTAGCTTATGTTGTAGTTGTGTCATCATTAATCTTGACAGATATATAG
- the LOC113703953 gene encoding transcription factor MYB114 has product MASKQEGSAIRFCRKGAWTAEEDRKLAEYIETHGAKKWKTVATKSGLNRCGESCRLRWLNYLRPNIKKGNISPDEEDLIVRLHKLLGNRWSLIAGRLPGRTDNEIKNYWNSHLSKKIYSTKITDGTTGAPAAPPPTTMAKVQVEVQATHHHESQADNTELSFGVGDSLDDSVEGTSAMDCIIKFLELDENPPPPPPGPNH; this is encoded by the exons ATGGCCTCAAAACAGGAGGGCTCTGCTATAAGGTTTTGCAGAAAAGGAGCATGGACTGCTGAGGAAGATAGGAAGTTGGCCGAGTACATTGAAACACACGGCGCAAAGAAGTGGAAAACGGTGGCAACGAAATCAG GCCTCAATCGGTGTGGCGAAAGTTGTAGACTGAGATGGTTAAATTATCTTCGcccaaatatcaagaaaggcaACATCTCTCCTGATGAAGAAGACTTGATTGTTAGGCTTCATAAGCTCCTAGGGAATAG GTGGTCCTTGATTGCTGGGAGACTTCCAGGACGGACGGACAATGAAATAAAGAACTACTGGAATTCTCATTTGAGCAAGAAAATATATTCAACAAAAATAACAGATGGAACAACTGGAGCTCCTGCGGCACCACCTCCAACAACCATGGCTAAGGTACAGGTGGAGGTACAAGCCACTCATCATCACGAAAGCCAAGCAGACAATACTGAGTTAAGCTTCGGTGTCGGTGATTCTTTGGATGACTCTGTGGAAGGGACTTCTGCAATGGATTGCATAATCAAATTTCTCGAACTTGATGagaatcccccccccccccccccgggccCAAACCATTGA
- the LOC140004098 gene encoding probable glycosyltransferase At5g03795: MTKSWRQIFIILLFRIDWRVLLLFSSLLTIVTVMVQIPRLPYPLSELIFVPPIVESAIYNNTSHATSRNFHFASHNQLAVAQIVPVNLSASAKQNQSVPEVGEIKQLSSRSRKKNRTTTHRRRGRRHRKNVEPFDEITTPPSPPSYANMSKEVLRQIWSLTPHEGLVHARKEIENAPLVQDDPDLYAPLFHNVSSFKRSYEMMELILKVYIYKEGKRPIFHQPHLQGIYSSEGWFMKLMEENREFVTMDPEKAHLFYLPYSVRQLQWALYVPNSHNIRPLSIFLRDHVNMLAAKYPFWNRSHGSDHFLVACHDWGPYTLNAHKELRRNTIKALCNADVSERIFIEGKDVSLPETTIKNPTRPLRNLGGKRVSQRPILAFFAGNMHGRVRPKLLKYWGDKDGDMRIYGPLPKRVSQKMSYPDHMKSSKYCICPMGYEVNSPRIVEAIYYECVPVIIADNFALPFSEVLNWSAFSVIVAEKDIPRLKKILLEIPLKRYLVMQTNVKMLQKHFHWHFRPRRYDLFHMILHSIWLSRLNQVQVHESAQ; this comes from the exons ATGACTAAGTCATGGCGGCAAATCTTTATTATCCTGTTGTTCAGAATTGATTGGAGAGTATTGTTGCTCTTTAGCTCCTTGCTTACCATAGTCACTGTTATGGTTCAAATTCCTAGACTTCCTTATCCATTGAGTGAATTGATTTTTGTTCCTCCAATAGTTGAAAGTGCAATATACAACAATACTAGTCATGCTACAAGCAGgaattttcattttgcatctCACAACCAGTTGGCAGTTGCTCAGATAGTCCCCGTAAATCTTTCTGCTTCTGCCAAACAGAATCAATCAGTACCAGAGGTAGGTGAAATAAAACAGTTGTCTTCCAGAAGCAGGAAAAAGAATAGAACTACTACCCATCGGCGAAGAGGAAGAAGACACAGGAAGAATGTTGAGCCATTTGATGAAATAACTACTCCACCTTCACCTCCTTCTTATGCAAATATGTCCAAAGAAGTTCTG AGACAAATTTGGTCATTGACACCACATGAGGGCCTTGTACATGCTAGAAAAGAAATTGAGAATGCCCCTCTGGTTCAGGATGATCCAGATTTATATGCCCCTTTATTCCACAATGTGTCTAGCTTCAAGAG GAGCTATGAGATGATGGAACTCATACTTAAGGTATACATTtacaaggaaggaaaaagaCCAATTTTCCATCAGCCTCATTTGCAAGGAATATATTCATCTGAAGGATGGTTTATGAAGTTGATGGAGGAAAATCGAGAGTTCGTCACCATGGACCCAGAAAAGGCACACTTATTCTATCTGCCATATAGTGTACGCCAGTTGCAGTGGGCTCTTTATGTGCCTAATTCACATAATATTAGACCCTTGTCAATTTTTCTGCGCGATCATGTTAACATGCTTGCTGCAAAATATCCTTTCTGGAATCGGTCTCATGGATCAGATCATTTTCTAGTTGCTTGCCATGATTGG GGTCCTTATACTTTGAATGCTCACAAGGAGCTTAGAAGAAACACCATAAAGGCTCTCTGTAATGCAGACGTCTCTGAAAGAATCTTCATTGAAGGAAAGGATGTGTCCCTTCCGGAGACCACCATAAAGAATCCCACTAGGCCTCTTAGAAACCTTGGTGGGAAAAGAGTTTCACAGCGCCCAATTCTGGCTTTCTTCGCCGGAAACATGCACGGCAGGGTCCGTCCGAAACTGCTCAAGTACTGGGGCGACAAAGATGGTGATATGAGGATCTATGGTCCTTTACCTAAAAGAGTTTCTCAAAAAATGTCCTATCCTGATCACATGAAATCAAGCAAATACTGCATTTGCCCTATGGGTTATGAAGTAAACAGTCCACGAATTGTGGAGGCAATATACTACGAATGTGTACCAGTGATCATAGCTGATAATTTTGCCCTCCCATTTAGCGAAGTGCTAAATTGGAGTGCATTCTCAGTTATTGTTGCTGAGAAGGACATCCCCAGATTGAAGAAGATACTGCTGGAGATACCTTTGAAACGATACCTCGTCATGCAAACCAACGTAAAGATGTTGCAAAAGCATTTTCACTGGCATTTTAGACCTAGAAGATACGATTTATTCCACATGATACTGCATTCTATATGGTTAAGCAGGTTGAACCAGGTTCAGGTACACGAGTCAGCACAGTAG